Below is a window of Tolypothrix bouteillei VB521301 DNA.
CCAGTCTTACCTGGGTACAATCCAACCTTATTGCTCATTTCGCCCAACGTCTGCAATTGGGATTAGTCCTAGAATTTGGACGACAAATGCTGCATCTACCTCTTGCTTATTACGAAGCCCGTCGTAGTGGAGAAATTGTCAGCCGACTGCGAGATATCGACCAAATCAATCAGCTAGTTGCTCAAGTCGTAGTGAGTTTACCCAGTCAATTTTTTATTTCCTTAGTTTCTTTAGGCTTCATGATTTTTTATAGTTGGAAACTCACTGCTGTAGCTTTATTCATTGCTATCTTAATGACATTATCTACAGTGATTTTTCAGCCTACTTTACAACAAAAAACTCGTGAGGTTTTAGTCACAGAAGCTGAAAATCAAGGTGTTTTAGTAGAAACCTTTAAAGGTTCACTTACTTTAAAAACAACGACAGCAGCACCTCAGTTTTGGGATGAATTCCAAAGCCGATTTGGCCGTCTTTCTAATGTAACATTGCGGACAATTCAAATTGGCATTATCAATAGTACTTTTTCTAGCTTTGTTTCTGCTACAGGTAGCGTTGTTTTGCTTTGGTTTGGTGGCAATTTGGTAGTTAATCCAATTGAACATTTGAGTATAGGGCAACTACTTGCCTTTAACTCTATGAATCATAACTTTCTAGGATTCATTGGTACTATTATCACCTTTATAGACGAATTTACTCGTGCTAAGACTGCAACGCAACGTTTAACAGAAGTTATCGATGCTACACCAGAAAATGAGGGCGATGGTAGAAAGCCTTTTGCCAAAATTCTTAGCGACGCTGACATTGTTTGTACAAATGTTAATTTTCACTATGCTGGTCGAGTTGAGCTATTAGAAGACTTTTCTTTAACCATTCCTGGCGGTAAAGTGACTGCTCTCATAGGTCAGTCTGGATGTGGGAAAAGCACTTTAGCAAAATTAATTGCAGGGTTGTATCAGATCCAGTCTGGGAATATTCGTATTGGAATTTACAACCTCAATGACCTTGCTCTTGATTGTTTGCGCCAACAGGTAGTTCTCGTACCACAAGATGCTCACTTTTGGAGCCGTTCTATTATTGAAAACTTTCGCATGGGAGCACCTTACGTAAGCTTTGAACAAATAGTAAAAGCTTGTCAAATTGCTGATGCTGATGATTTTATTAGCAAACTCCCTGACAAATATCAAACTATTTTAGGGGAATTTGGTGCAAATATTTCTGGTGGTCAACGCCAAAGACTTGCGCTAGCAAGGGCGATTGTTTCCGAACCAGCAGTTCTGATTTTAGATGAATCAACTTCTGGACTCGATCCAGTCGGTGAATCAAAGGTTTTGAATAAATTGCTACAACATCGTCGTGGAAAAACCACAATTTTAATTACCCATCGCCCTCAAGTTATAAACAGAGCGGATTGGATTGTTTTGTTAGATCGTGGAAAGTTGAAAATACAAGGTTATCTAGAAGAATTGCAAGCTATGCAAGGCGAACATTTAGATTTTCTAATTCCCGATCTGAAGACTCGTCATTAATCAAGGGTTTTATTAAAAAAACAATTTTCTAGCAATCATTAGGTGCTAATTATGCTCTATACCCACACTCAAAAATTTCTTCCCTCTTCTTACTACGATGAGTTTCTACCTCCAGTGAGTCGTTGGACTTCTTTAGCTGGAATATCTTTAATGGGGACTGTGGGTACTGCGATCGCTCTCTCCTCATATATCAAATACAATGTTACTGTAAAAACTGGGGCTACTGTACGTCCTACAGGTGATATTCGTTTAGTACAACCAGAAATAGAAGGTACTATTAAAAGTATTTTTGTTAAAGAAAATCAAACAGTCAAACAAGGTGACATTATTGCTCGACTTGACGATCTAGAAATACATATTAAAAACAATCAATTGCAAGCAAATTTACAAGAGAACAAATTACAATTGATTCAAATTGATGCTCAAGTCAATGCTTTGGATAATCAAATAGAAGCTGAGAAAAAAGTGATAGAATGGACAGTGGCTTCTGCAAAAGCTGAGTTAACACGCAGTCAAAGGGAGTATAACGACCAACAAGTTAAAACCCAAAGTGAATGGCAAGCATCGCAAGCCAACCTCCAAAAATCAGAAGCAAATTTACAAAAAGCTAAAGCCGATTTAGATTTTGCTCAATTGGATCGCGATCGCTATCAGCAACTTGCAGAAATTGGAGCCGTCAGCAAGCGAGAATTCGAGCAAAGAAAATTAGCTGTCGAACAAGCAAAAGCCGTCGTTGATTCCGAACAGAGAGCGATTGATATTGCTAAAGCTAACCTACAATCCGCTCGAGCTGCAATTAATCCTAGTGCAGCGATCGTAGCAATAGCCAAACAGAAAATCGCTCAAGAAACAGTCAGAGGAAAATCAACTATTGCAGCATTTCTTCGCGAAAAAAATGCTTTGATTCAAAAAAGAATTGAGATGAACAATCAAATAAAACAAGCAAAGAAAGAACTCGAAAAAAACCAGCTTCAACTTCAAAATACCTTAATTCGTGCTACCAGTGACGGTACTATCCTTAAGTTAAATCTACGAAATCCCGGTCAAGTTGTACGTCCCTCAGAATCTGTTGCTGAAATCGTACCTCACAATACCCCTCTAGTCATAAAAGCAATAATTCCTGCGTCTGATATCAAAAATGTTGAAGTTGGTCAAAATGTTCAGTTGCGAGTTGATGCTTGTCCCTATCCCGATTACGGGACTCTCCATGGGGTTGTCACGGCTGTTTCACCAGACGCCATAGTTCCTCAAAATAACAATTCCTCCACTTCCTCCCCTGCTGCTACAACTCCTATAACCAGTTATTTTGAAGCAACAATCAAACCAAAAACTATCTCTTTTGGAAATAACAATCATCATTGCTCAATTCAAGCTGGAATGGATGCAAAAGCTGACATTATTTCTAAAGAAGAAACTGCACTAGAATTTATGTTGAGAAAAGCCAGATTAATAACAGATATTTAAAATATATTTTCTATTAGTGAGGCTGAAATTGTGTACGATCGTTATATTTTCAATCATCTACTGCCTTACCCTCATTAGGTTTATTGCATCTTACCAAAAGACCCAAGAAGCATTACACTGGTGGTCTTACAGACAATCCATCAAACTTTTTTTAGAAGCAGAAACTATTCGAGATAATTTTTTACAGGAAACTTTTGCGATCCGTCGCAATTTAGAAATGTTATCAGGAGATGATTGGGAGCTATCAGCGTATAGAACTCAAGAATGTTTAACAAAAGTTGAGAATTTACATCAATCTCTTGCTCAATTAAGCGAACGTTTATTTCCAGCCTATTTTCAAGGTAGCTTACCTTTAGCTATTCAAGGTGTACTAGAATCTTGGACTATGTCTCATCCACTTATATCTTTTAATGTCAGTTTACCAAAAACTTGGCAATATGAAACTATCGAACACAGCTTGATAGTAGTTTGGTCTTTGGAAGAGTTATTAAAAATTGCCGTACCAGACATTTTAACGCCCATTTTAATTTACATAAATTTAGAACAACGAAAAAATAGAGCGAAATTAGTGGTGGAAATAACTTATCCCGATATATCTATATTAACATTGTATTGCAGTCAATTAGAATTTGACTGTTTAAGTGAAAGTTTTAGATTCTTAACCTCAGGAAAATGTTTATATTTCTACAGGAACTTAAATATAAATTGGCATTTCTCTTGGTGATGTTTTTCACTTATAGAGCAATCTTGTTCAGTTGATGAAATACACGTTGGGGAGTCACACTCGTGGGGGAGTTTTCTGCGTTTAGAGGAGTATATCTACCAACATAAGGCTTTTTGAAAGCATTTCCGACCTAACAGTACTTAGAATTTGTAACAAATAGTTTAGGATTACTATAATAGCAATTCAATTTACTTTTTTCAGTGTATCTATGGTAAGCATTGCGTGCTTTCTAGTACTTAACCTTTTTCATACATAGTGTTAAATTGTCTCCATTCAGAAAGTTAAGAATTATATACTAGTATCCTGAATTTGTTTCACCAATACGAATAGTAGATTACTTACATACCTTGCTTGTAGCCTGTTAAACTTTACATAATTTATTAATTTATACCCCGTTCCTTATAGTATTTTAACGGAGGTAAAATATGACACAAGTAACATCAGATAAAGCTTTGATAAATATTTTGGTTATTGATGACCACGAATCAGTTTTAAGCGGAACTATAGATATATTACAAAAACAATATCCAGAGGCTAAATTTAGTACTTCTCTCACGTCTAAAAACGCTCTCGATCGAGTGAGAATATTAAACCCAGATCTTGTGGTTATGGATTTATCTATTCCTGATAGCCCAGGGATGTCACCACGCCCCGAGACGGGTGTTCAACTTCTAAAAACTTTGATGAAAGAATTCCCCAATTTAAATCTTGTTGTCCAAAGCGCTCATGCTAGAACACTCGTAAGAATCAGACCTGACATTGATACTCATAAAGGGGGATTTACTGTGGCTGATAAAAGTCTTTCTAGCAAAGAAATGTTAATTAGAGTTGATTGGGCTTTACAGGGGTTAACTCATACAAAAGATATTAAAGGAATTCATGCTGGGTTGGAGATTAAACCTGAGTGGTTGAAAGTCCTAAGTTTGGCTTTTGAGCAAGGATTACAAGATAAAGCGATCGCCGAACAAATGTGCGTATCAGAACGCATGGTGCGACATTACTGGAATAAGCTACAAGATGCTTTAAATGTTTATCCTGAAGAGGGAAAAAATATTCGGATTCAAACGGAGATGAGAGCTAGAGAAGAAGGATTAATCGATTAGTATAGGGACTCAGTCAGAAAAATTGAAAATTATTGGCTCCCCTTTGTAGCAGTGCTTGGGCACACATATAGTAACTACAAACTTCTAACAGCATCAATTTATGCCGCCAGAATTTTGGAAAAGGATCGAAGAAGAAATTACCATTTGGCGTGTAGGTGCATTACCAGGAATTTTAGTGATTGGACTGGTAATCGCTACCCGTCTCGTCGGTTCCATGCAATCTTTAGAATGGTTGGTTTTTGATAATTTCCTTCGTCTGCGTCCTCAAGAACCTGTTGATGAACGCATTATTATTATAGGTATTAACGAAGAAGATATTCGTAGTCTGGGAACTTATCCCATACCAGATAAAGATATTGCTAGTTTGTTAAGAAAATTGCATTCTTTGAATCCTCGAGCAATTGGTCTCGATCTCTTTAGAGATCTTCCTGTAGAACCCGGTCATGGCAAACTGAGCGTAGCATTTCAAGAGCTTAAAAATGTCATTGCTATAGAGAAAGTTTTACCAGAACGAGTCCCTCCACCAATAGAATTACCTGAAGAACAAGTGGGTTTTGCCGATCAAATTATTGATACTGATGGAAAGTTGAGACGCAGCTTGCTAGCAACACCTACAATTAAAGGCTATAAGTTATCGTTATCTTTAAAATTGGCAACAGCTTATTTAAATCAAGATGGCTTCTATCTAGAAAATGGTATTGATGATGAAAATACCGTAAGATTTGATAAGACCGAAATACCTAGGTTTTTATCTAACTCCGGAGGCTATATTCAAGCTGACGATGGTGGGGTGCAAGTATTACTGAATTTTCGGAGTGGTGAAAAACGATTTAGAACTTTATCACTTCAGGATATTAAAACAGGAAATTTTAAGCCAGAATGGCTACGCGATCGCATTGTTATTATTGGTGTCGTTGCTTCTAGCGTCAAAGATTGGTTAACAACTTCCGCTATTGCATCAACAAAACCTGCACCAGGACGAATCTATGGAGTGGAGCTTCTCGCACACACGACTTCTCAAATTATCAGTTCCGTGCTTGACAGAAGAGCGCTTTTACAAACATGGTCTGAAGGACAAGAATATCTGTGGATTGTGTGTTGGGGTTTGTTGGGAATTCTTTTTGCTAGACTGACAAAATTGCCTTTCATCAATCTTCTAGCTGTTGTCTTTGCAAGTCTTCATCTTGTTTTTGCTAGTTATATACTCCTGATCGTATGGGGTTTTTGGGTTCCGATAGTACCGACAATACTTGTTTTGGTTTTGAATGGTGTGGGTATGACAGCCTTATATCAGTATGACCAAGCTCTACGCACTAGAATAAATGCTCATCTCACTCTGATTGAACGGACGTTTGAAACAATCCATAACGGACCATTACAAACTTTAGCAAAAACTTTAAAGTTGATCGGAGACAGAGACTTACCACCAAACGAATTAGTTTTCCAAATAGAAACCGAACTGGAAAAGTTAAATTACGAGCTAAGAGGCATTTATGAATTTTTACAACAAGAACCTATAACTCAAGATAGTTGTCTTTATTTAAAAAAAGGATTATTGCTGAATTTACAAGAACCAATTCACGAAGTTTTGTATCAAGTTTATAGCTCTACTTTAGAACGAGATTTTCCCTGTTTTAAAACACTTAGAGTGAAAATCAGGAGTTTTGACCCTATCAGCGATCGCTGCTTAAGTATAGAGCAAAAGTTAGGACTTTGCCGCTTCTTAGAAGAAGCATTATGCAACGTTGGCAAACACGCTAGAGGTGTTACCCGTCTTGAGGTTACTTGTACTAGCCACGAAGGTTGGTGTACTTTAAGTATCGTGGATAATGGCTTGGGAATTAACTCATCTAAAGAGGGTCGGGGAACTCAGCAGTTTAGAAACTTGGCTAAACAATTAAAAGGGAAATATCGACGTTGTCCTTGTTTTCCAAAAGGAACTCTTTGCGAGTTATCTTGGCCTGTAACAAAGTTTTGCTGCTGGTAGTCAATTTAGATAAAAATTATAGTTAAGAATATAAGTTAGTTCGCTAATCTCCTACTAAAATGAGTATATATATCAAACAAAATTTTTAAAAGATTACCTTTCCTCAGTGAAATACCGGGGAGGATGTGAATATGGATCGTAGGAAATGGTTTTTTCACAAGCTGTTAAATACTCAATTTTTAACAACTGGTATTTTGACAGCTATGCTTTTGTTAACTCAAGTTGTAGCGGAATACCGACCCCCAGGCAATCAAAAACCACCAAGAACCAATACAGACTCATCAGGTACGAGATTTTTCGAGCAATTTCCAAACGTACTTAGTTATACTCTAAATGCTCCTATCCTCTAATTCCAGCAGAGGTGCCTTCGTTTTCACAAACTTCCCATAGAATTGCCGTCAGTTAAGTGCGACCAGTGTCAATATATAGATATTGGTGCTAAATTCAGCAAGAGGAAGGCAAAATAAGGCTGTGCAGATAACATTTCTAGGGACCAGTTCAGGTGTACCCACACGAGCGCGTAATGTTTCCAGTGTTGCTTTAAG
It encodes the following:
- a CDS encoding HlyD family secretion protein; its protein translation is MLYTHTQKFLPSSYYDEFLPPVSRWTSLAGISLMGTVGTAIALSSYIKYNVTVKTGATVRPTGDIRLVQPEIEGTIKSIFVKENQTVKQGDIIARLDDLEIHIKNNQLQANLQENKLQLIQIDAQVNALDNQIEAEKKVIEWTVASAKAELTRSQREYNDQQVKTQSEWQASQANLQKSEANLQKAKADLDFAQLDRDRYQQLAEIGAVSKREFEQRKLAVEQAKAVVDSEQRAIDIAKANLQSARAAINPSAAIVAIAKQKIAQETVRGKSTIAAFLREKNALIQKRIEMNNQIKQAKKELEKNQLQLQNTLIRATSDGTILKLNLRNPGQVVRPSESVAEIVPHNTPLVIKAIIPASDIKNVEVGQNVQLRVDACPYPDYGTLHGVVTAVSPDAIVPQNNNSSTSSPAATTPITSYFEATIKPKTISFGNNNHHCSIQAGMDAKADIISKEETALEFMLRKARLITDI
- a CDS encoding peptidase domain-containing ABC transporter → MKYTHVLQHSEEDCGAACLAAIAKHYGRTFTLNHIREVVGTGQLGTTLLGLKRGAETLGFNARPVKTSPELLDRLHEAPLPAIIHWKGNHWVILHGKKGKQCVVADPAVGIRYLSKQDLVEGWGDWLMLLLEPDPIRFFDQKNENISGFWRFLKRIWIYRTILAQALPLNFFLGILSLSSPFLLQILTDDVLVRGDTKLLTTVAIAVVVMNFISTSLTWVQSNLIAHFAQRLQLGLVLEFGRQMLHLPLAYYEARRSGEIVSRLRDIDQINQLVAQVVVSLPSQFFISLVSLGFMIFYSWKLTAVALFIAILMTLSTVIFQPTLQQKTREVLVTEAENQGVLVETFKGSLTLKTTTAAPQFWDEFQSRFGRLSNVTLRTIQIGIINSTFSSFVSATGSVVLLWFGGNLVVNPIEHLSIGQLLAFNSMNHNFLGFIGTIITFIDEFTRAKTATQRLTEVIDATPENEGDGRKPFAKILSDADIVCTNVNFHYAGRVELLEDFSLTIPGGKVTALIGQSGCGKSTLAKLIAGLYQIQSGNIRIGIYNLNDLALDCLRQQVVLVPQDAHFWSRSIIENFRMGAPYVSFEQIVKACQIADADDFISKLPDKYQTILGEFGANISGGQRQRLALARAIVSEPAVLILDESTSGLDPVGESKVLNKLLQHRRGKTTILITHRPQVINRADWIVLLDRGKLKIQGYLEELQAMQGEHLDFLIPDLKTRH
- a CDS encoding CHASE2 domain-containing protein; the encoded protein is MPPEFWKRIEEEITIWRVGALPGILVIGLVIATRLVGSMQSLEWLVFDNFLRLRPQEPVDERIIIIGINEEDIRSLGTYPIPDKDIASLLRKLHSLNPRAIGLDLFRDLPVEPGHGKLSVAFQELKNVIAIEKVLPERVPPPIELPEEQVGFADQIIDTDGKLRRSLLATPTIKGYKLSLSLKLATAYLNQDGFYLENGIDDENTVRFDKTEIPRFLSNSGGYIQADDGGVQVLLNFRSGEKRFRTLSLQDIKTGNFKPEWLRDRIVIIGVVASSVKDWLTTSAIASTKPAPGRIYGVELLAHTTSQIISSVLDRRALLQTWSEGQEYLWIVCWGLLGILFARLTKLPFINLLAVVFASLHLVFASYILLIVWGFWVPIVPTILVLVLNGVGMTALYQYDQALRTRINAHLTLIERTFETIHNGPLQTLAKTLKLIGDRDLPPNELVFQIETELEKLNYELRGIYEFLQQEPITQDSCLYLKKGLLLNLQEPIHEVLYQVYSSTLERDFPCFKTLRVKIRSFDPISDRCLSIEQKLGLCRFLEEALCNVGKHARGVTRLEVTCTSHEGWCTLSIVDNGLGINSSKEGRGTQQFRNLAKQLKGKYRRCPCFPKGTLCELSWPVTKFCCW
- a CDS encoding response regulator transcription factor, coding for MTQVTSDKALINILVIDDHESVLSGTIDILQKQYPEAKFSTSLTSKNALDRVRILNPDLVVMDLSIPDSPGMSPRPETGVQLLKTLMKEFPNLNLVVQSAHARTLVRIRPDIDTHKGGFTVADKSLSSKEMLIRVDWALQGLTHTKDIKGIHAGLEIKPEWLKVLSLAFEQGLQDKAIAEQMCVSERMVRHYWNKLQDALNVYPEEGKNIRIQTEMRAREEGLID